The genomic DNA CTTCGAGATGGGGAGCTTCACGGAGACGGGGTACATGTCCCTGATGACGATGAAGTCCGAGGTTTCGAGCGCCCAGAGCGAGACCGCGTCGGCTACGACCTTTCTGACCGCCTGGCTCATCTCGGAGTCGATGGTGCTCTTCGAGACGAGCGATCCTTCCCTTGATCTCAGGACTAGGGTCTTGGACAAGATCATGCCCTCACTGCGCCTTTATCGCGTCGGTCAGCAGCTGGATCCCCTTCTCGATGTCGGGCATCCCGTCGCTCTTGTCAGGGATGCGGGACATGACGTACTTCACCGTACCGTCCTCCAGCTTGAGGAAGACCTGGGGGATGTCGATCCCCCCGAATTCGTCCTTCACGCCGTGTGCGATGAGGAAGTCGTAATCCTCCTTCTTGACCTCGAGCGGCACGTTCTGCGCCTTAGAGACAGCATCGCAGACCCTCATTGCGTACTGGCCTGCCTTCTCCCAGTCGGCTGTGACGAGTATTATCGATTCGACTTTCATATGCCAACACCTGATCTGAAATCCTGTGAACAGACGGATATTAAATACCCATCGATCATCAGGCAAACCTCGGCTTCATCGACAGCATCATGGGGAGGTACGAGGGGAGGCACGGGCGGTCTCCGACGCGCTCGCGGAGCATCGCGACGAGCCCAGGGAAGTCTGTCCCCTTCACGCCCTCTCCGCGCACGCGGACCGAGAGCGACTGGGGGTGTGAGGTCGCCTCCTTCTCCCCGACGACGAGGACGAACGGGATCCAGTCCACCTCGGCCTCCCTGATCTTCTTCGAGACCGACTCCTCCCTGTCGTCAACATCTGCCCTGTAGCCCTCTGCGGCGATGCGCTCGGCGAGGTCCTTCGCGAAGCCGACGTAGGAACTGTTCACCGGGATGACCCTGACCTGGATCGGGCTGAGCCAGACCGGGAGCGTCGGCGTCTTCCCCCTCGCCTGTTCCTTCGCAGCCTGCTCCAGGATGGCGCCCATCCACCTCTCGATCGATCCCAGGGAGCTGTGGAGGATGATGCAGCCCCTCCTCTTCCCGCTCTCGTCGGTGTACTCTATCCCGTACCTCGCGGCGTCCTCGATGTCGAGCTGGACCGTGACGAGCTGCGTGTTCCCACCCACCGAGTCGATCGCCTGGTACTCGTGCTTCAGAACCCAGTAGTGCTTCATCTCCGGGAGGACCTCTATGAGGGCGGGCTTGCCGACGATCCTGAGGAGCGAGACGAACCAGTCCCTGTGCTCTTCGTAGAAGTACTTCACGACGCGGAAGGCGACGGCGTACTCGATCTCCATCGACTGGGTGAGGCGCGTGTACTTCCTGAAGAGCTCGGTGTACTCCCTCCTGCCCTGCTCCAGGTCTGCGCAGAAGCAGTGGAGGTCGGGCATCGTGAAGTTCCTCAGCCGCTTCAGCCCGACACACTCCCCGCTCTGCTCCAGCCTGAACGAGGGCGAGAGCTCGTAGACCCTGACCGGGAGCTGCCTGTAGCTTATCGTCGCCCCCTTCATCATGCGGAAGAGGCCGAAGTCTCCTGCGAACCGGAGGCAGAACTCCCTCTTGTCCACGGTGAGGCGGTAGTCCTTCTCCCTGAACTTCTCGGCCTGGTCGGCGATGTCCGGCTCGTCGAGGCGGTAGAGGAACGGGGTCTCGATCTTGAACGCGCGGAGGTCCCTCACGGCGATGTCGTAGGCGAGCTCCTCGAGGCTGTCCTTGATCAGCGTACCCTTGGGGTAGAACCTGAAGTGGCCTATGTCAGAGGCGGGCTCGTAGTCGACGAGCTCGAGCTTCTTCATCAGCTTGACGTGCGCCGGAGCCCCCCTGTCCTCCTTCATCCCGGCCTCGTTCTTTATCAGCTGGATCAGCGGGGCCTCGACCTCCAGCTTCAGGAAGGAGTCCGGAGATGACATATCGATCCTGAACTCCTCCCCGTCCGGGGTTAGTACGAGGAACTCGCTCTTCTCTACGGTCTCTTCCGCGGCTTTCTCAGCCTCTTCCTCCTCTCCCCCCGCTGCAGCCTTGACTCCTGCGGTCACGGTCCTCGAGAGCTCGCTGAGCGGGTGACCCTTGCACCTTATCTCGAAGGACTTGTACCAGCCGAACGGGGCCCTGAAGACCTCGACCCGGTCCCGGAGGGCCTCCTCGGTCTTCTTCAGGATCGCCATCGCGGCGTCGGGCCTGGAGAGTGACGAAGAGAGGTGGGCATAGGGGTAGAGGACCACCCTGGTCGCCTTTACGGAGGCCGCGTGGTCGAGTATCGTTGCAGCCGCGTTCTTCGCGATCTCCTCCGGCGACTCCTCGTCGGACTTCTCGACGGTCGAGAATGCGACAAGGCACTCCTCGACCCTCTCCTTCTTCCCTTGGTTCTCGATCCGCTCCGGGTTTGGCATCGCGGGTTCAAGAGCGGTGAGTTCGATATAATCGGCGTGGATCAGCAGCAGACGCAATTTTTTCATCCTCTGTTATCCGTCTCTGATTCATCCTGGGCAGGATGTTAGTTTTATTTTTAGGTTCTATGTCATGCCTTCAGTATATAAATATGACATAAGCCTAGTTTTCATTGTAGGCCCGACTTTAACCTGACTATTTGCAGATTGTCAACCCGAGCGCAAGACGGATCGTTAAACTAGGAAAAATGTGGATTAGAGGCATTACCAACAAAGGAGGATGATTTTTCAGAAATGATCCGATGCATATCCGGTAATTCGCGCAAAAAAAGGAAAATTAAGTTCAGCCGAGCCCCATTTTAATATCTTTAGGCTTTCTCTTCGTCTCCATTATTATCACTTTGTCGTGGAAGTCCCCGCCGGGGATTATCCTCACAGTTGGTCCGTCAGGTACCTGGTATTCGGTCGCGTCCGGCTTATCAAGCTTCTTGACTATTGTTCCCTCCGGAAAAGTAACCAAGTAGACCTTGTCTATGGGGTCGTGCTCAATGTGACCGCAGCTCTCATTGTCGCAGCCCTTATACCTTAGAAACTCAACTTTTATGCCGGGGAAGTTCATCAGATCGAATACGTTTGCGCCCCAGACCTCTACTTTCAATGACTTGCTCAAAAATCATCACTAATTAATTTATTATCCAGCTTTCCTATATGTATTTCCTAAATATACATCTTCCAGTTATTTTGCGGACGTTAGATCATACTTTTATTTAAACTAATTTCCAAAAAACTCTGTTCAGTGTAATTAAGATGGCTTTTTTAAGTTTTGGGTGATCCTTTTGCCAGATATTGAAGAAAGATCCGAACTAAACCTTAAGCGTTTTGGATGTAATGGATAAGGAAATTGGGGCGGACTGGCGCGGATAGATTTTTAAGTTTTGTTTTGTAGGATATTCTGTGGTCTGGATGGTTATGGAAGGCTGCAAGAAGTATAGCAACACGAGGGCGGATATGCTCAGGATGAAACAGGAGCTGAAGGCTGAGTACAAGGAAGCGATACTGCAACTCAGGTTCTTCAACCTCCTCAGGTACGACAGGGCGGGGATGGCTAGCTAGGCCCCTTTTTTATGGAGAAAATTTTTTTCCACTACCTCGAGAAGAAGTCCAGCCTTTTTACGCCTACGATCTCCTCGAAGTCGATGTTCAGTGCCTCGAGGACCTGCCCGAAGGTGCTCTCGATGTGCCCTACGTATTTCTCTACGTCGACCTCGTCTATCCTGGCGAGCTGGACCGGCTTCACCCCCAGCGGCCCCTGGACCTTCACGAATGAAATCAGGTCCCCAGGCTTCACCTCCTTGCCCTTCTCCTCGAGGAGCTTCGCCGCTTTGACGTGCTGGGGCGTGGTCTTGTCGTACCTGTCGAGAGACCTCGAGATCATCACCTTGAAGACCAGGTCGTCGAGCGGTATCCTCCTCGCCTTGAGGTCGCTGTAGCATCTCTGGACGATCTCCCTGATCCTGGACTTCGCGACTTCGAAGTCCTCCGGGGACTTGACCTCCCTGAGGACCTGGGTCATCTCAACGAACGCGTTCTTGATGAAGGGGGGGGTGTTACGCTTCTTGCCCATCAGCCCCTTTATGTCGACGACGCCGCTGTCGAGGACGCCGAGGTAGTTCTTCTTCCTCCCGGAGAATGTGACGAAGGTGTACCGCTTGTCGATCTCGAGGTCGATCCCGAACTTGGACTCGGCCCAGGAGAGGAGGGCCCTTATCTGGTCCTTCGAGGGCTGGTGGAGGAAGATCGAGTCGGTGTCGGAGTAGAGTACCTTCATGCCGAGCTCCTTTGCCCTCTCGATCGTCTCGGTGATGATGCTCCTCCCTATCGCGGTGGTGCTGTCGGCGAGGGGGAGGCAGTAGAGGGGGAAGATCTCGGCCCCGAAGACCCCGTAACTCGCGTTAAGAAAGACCTTCAATGCCTGCTGGACTACCTTGTAGTAACCCCTTTCCTCCTCCGACAGCGACGGGTCCTTGGACTTCGGCTTGAACCACCTGACCCTGACGTCCCTGAGGAGCCCGACGACGTGTGCCATCATCCCGACGCGCCTGGTGCAGACCCAGTGGTCCGTGTCGGGGACGAGGTTAGTCCTGCACTCGGGGTGGGGGCAGCGCACGGTCTCGTAGCTCAGGTTCCACCTCGAGATGATGCTCGGGTACAGGCTCGCGAAGTCGAGGACGATGACGTTGAAGAAGACCCCGGACTCTGGCTTTATAACGAGGGCGCCCTTGTACTTCTTGCCCTTGATCACCGCCGTCGTCGATGAGCCGCCCTTTGCTAGGCTTATGTCCTCCTTCTTCGGGATGAGGTAGTTGCCCTTCCTGTGCTCGTCGTAGAATAGGCTCCTTATCCAGCTCGAGACCCCCTGCCGCGTCGCGTCCTCCATGGAGACCCTCGAGATCCTCATTATTAGCGTGATGAGGTTCATCACGAGGCTGGAGTGCTCGGTCGTTAGCCTTAGGGTTATCAGCGAGTCCCTGAAGCAGTAGTTCGCCAGCGAGAGGTAGTCGAGCTCGTTGATGCTCTTCTCGAGCTGTATCTTCTTTATCCCCAGGAGNNNNNNNNNNNNNNNNNNNNNNNNNNNNNNNNNNNNNNNNNNNNNNNNNNNNNNNNNNNNNNNNNNNNNNNNNNNNNNNNNNNNNNNNNNNNNNNNNNNNGCCTCCGAGATCGCGTCGAGCGTGAGTTCCTTGTAGGCGTTCCCGAAGGCGTAGATCTGGATGGCGTGGTTGTGGAAGAACTTGTATAGGTCGATGTGGACCCCAACGGGGAGGAGCGCGATCTCCCTTCCCATCACTATCGGAATCTCCTCCTTCCTCATCCCGAGGACCTGGGCGCGTTTCCAGAGGTAGTGGAGGTCGAAGTTGTCGCCGTTGAAGGTCAGCACTATCGGGTACTCGACCAGGATCTGGAAGACCTCTTTTATCAGGTCGATCTCCCTGTCGAAGTAGACGATGGAGGCGTCCTCCGGGAGCTCCTTCGGGCGTTCGGCGTTCCCCGCCTCGCCCTCGAATCCCTCCCTCCTCAGGATGAGGACCTGCTTCCGTCCGTCCGTCCCAACGGCTGAGACGCATATGACCGGGTTCGCAGCCACCTGGGGGTCCGGGACCCTGTCCTGCGCCTCGGTCGCGACCTCGATGTCGATGGCGACCCTCCTGTACTCAGGGACAGGGCTCGAGAATATCGGGAACCACTCGGTGAGCGAGTCGAGGAAGGCGGGCGTTGCTCCGGGGAATGCCTTTTTCAGGGCGTCGGTCGGGACTTCCTGCGCCTCGGGGACGAGGGACCCCCCTTTTACCCGGTAGTAGTAGCCCGGCACGAGCCTCCTGTCGTAAACGAAGCACTCATGGTACCTGATCCTGTCCTCCCAGGACCTCTCTCCGAGTAAATCCCTTATGCCTGTCCCCCTCCCGCCGACGGAGGTGGGGTCCTTCGCGGCGACCTTTGTCATCGTAACGAGCCTGTCCTGGAGGAGGTCGTGCTTCTCGACCTCCCGGCACCCGCTGGGGTCGAATCCGGGGTGGGAGGCGGCCTCGGAAGAGAGGAGCTCCTCCAGACCCATGTCGGTCAGGAGGTACGGCTGGTGCCCCGTGTTGTCGTACCAGAAGACGACGCGCCCCCTCTCGACGTCGTAGAGCTTCGCCAGTGCCCTCATCCTCCTACCGCTGTATGAGACCGACAGTAGGACGCAGCTCCCGGTCTCCGAGGGGGTATCAGCCTCGAACTTGGTCTGGGCGATCACCTCCTCCAGTTCCTCGGCCTCGTGCCCGGGAAGCCCCTCTGCCTCGGCCTCTTCCTCTGGTTCAGCGAGGTCTTCCCTCTCGAACTCATCGCCTTCCTCGCCCGGAGGGTAACCGCCCCGCCTCCTGGGAGGCTCCGGACCCCCCTCTATACCCGAAAGCCCGCCGCTTGGGCGCGGAGGCTTCCTGCGGTTCGGCTGCGAGTCAGGGATGAAGCTGTCGAGGCCGGGCATCAGTATCCCAAAGAAGAGTAGGGCGGTCGTCTATTATTGCTTATCGTTCATGGGCGATGGCACGGGCTGGAGCCGATTAACCTCCTGCAGAGCGCCGGGCAGCCAGACCGGTGCGCCGCGCGAGGGCGGGATTCGCCAGGAAAAAGGAGGTGAGGTCAGCCTGAGAGGCGCCACTTCTCGAGACGGTCCTCCTTTGACCGGACTTTCTTGAACTCCTTGTAGTGCTCCTCGCAGAGGTAGAGCCTGGCAGACTCTTTGACGGTAAAACCAGCCCGCTTCATCTCGGCCGCGTAGGACGGCGAGAGGGACCGGACTGCTGGGTTCTCGCACCCGGATACCGAGCATAGCTCGCCCTTCTTGACCTTTCCCATAATCAGCCCTCACCAAATATTATATTTATTAGGCTTATATCTACTCTACCTCTGTAGGAGGGCTCGTGGTCTAGCATGGATCAGGACGCAGACCCTGCTCCGATCAAGCCCTGTGCGGCGATTGCACGGTAAGGAGGGGGGCAGGGGCGGATGCCTGCGGATCCTGCCAGCGGAAAGCCTGATATCTCGGGTTCAAATCCCGACGGGCCCACCAACCAACCAACCATCTTCCAGGTCCGGGCACTCTCTTTCTTTATTTCCTCGATCAGCCGAAGAAAAAGGTGTAGGAAAGGACGGGGATCTCGCCTGAGAACCTCTCCGGGTCGTAGGGGTGCTGGGTGCCCAATGCGTTGGAGGCATATAGGACCACAGTGTATATGCCAGGGCCGGCTATCGACCCCAGCCTCGACCAGTTGAAGGCGACGGAGAAACCCTGCCCGGAGACGGACCATTCAGTCGGCCTGATCGTCTCGAGCCCGGGGTAGAACATCGGCGGGGGGATTATGCCGGCGACGAGCCTGCCGAGGCTGTAGCTGTTCTCGCCCACGAGGATCCTCAGCGAGTTGCTGTAGGAGAAGTCGTCGTGACCGCCCGGGTCGCTGTAGTAGACCACAACCGACTTCAAAGTCGAGCCGTCCATTGTGAGGTTTCCGGCGCAGGAGAAAATGCCGCCGGAGATGCTCGGCGGGCTGGACCAGTTGACCCACTCCTTGACCATGTGGACTACGAGGAAGAGGCAGGAGCGGTTCCAGGCTACGCCCACCTCGACGCGGTTGTTCGTCGGGTCGAGGAGCGAGTCCCTGTGACCCCAGTTGCTAGAAGCGTCGTCGTAGAGCATATCGTGGACGAGCTCCCATGAACCGTTCAGGACGCGATCGAGATCGATTGGCGGGAAGTGGATGTAGCCGATGTTCTCCTCGATGTAGTAGGCACCGCCCATCGATGTGTAGTGGTAGTTGGGGATGCGCCCCTCCAAGTCATAGTGGTTGAAGTACCCGCCGGCGAGCATGTCCTGCGCCCTGTAGTCGGCCGCGGCGTACTCGGGGGAAGGGCTGACCAGCGGGAGGCCCAGCGCAGCCCTCGCGGAGTTGATCTCCTCCAAGACCGAGGAGGTCACGGCCTGGAGCAGGGACGAGACCGTGAACGACCAGGTCGCTCTGGCTGTGTTGTTCGAGAGGTCGCTGAGGATGACGGT from Candidatus Methanosuratincola sp. includes the following:
- a CDS encoding DUF2286 domain-containing protein — encoded protein: MSKTLVLRSREGSLVSKSTIDSEMSQAVRKVVADAVSLWALETSDFIVIRDMYPVSVKLPISK
- a CDS encoding threonine--tRNA ligase, coding for MKKLRLLLIHADYIELTALEPAMPNPERIENQGKKERVEECLVAFSTVEKSDEESPEEIAKNAAATILDHAASVKATRVVLYPYAHLSSSLSRPDAAMAILKKTEEALRDRVEVFRAPFGWYKSFEIRCKGHPLSELSRTVTAGVKAAAGGEEEEAEKAAEETVEKSEFLVLTPDGEEFRIDMSSPDSFLKLEVEAPLIQLIKNEAGMKEDRGAPAHVKLMKKLELVDYEPASDIGHFRFYPKGTLIKDSLEELAYDIAVRDLRAFKIETPFLYRLDEPDIADQAEKFREKDYRLTVDKREFCLRFAGDFGLFRMMKGATISYRQLPVRVYELSPSFRLEQSGECVGLKRLRNFTMPDLHCFCADLEQGRREYTELFRKYTRLTQSMEIEYAVAFRVVKYFYEEHRDWFVSLLRIVGKPALIEVLPEMKHYWVLKHEYQAIDSVGGNTQLVTVQLDIEDAARYGIEYTDESGKRRGCIILHSSLGSIERWMGAILEQAAKEQARGKTPTLPVWLSPIQVRVIPVNSSYVGFAKDLAERIAAEGYRADVDDREESVSKKIREAEVDWIPFVLVVGEKEATSHPQSLSVRVRGEGVKGTDFPGLVAMLRERVGDRPCLPSYLPMMLSMKPRFA
- a CDS encoding type B DNA-directed DNA polymerase, which encodes LLGIKKIQLEKSINELDYLSLANYCFRDSLITLRLTTEHSSLVMNLITLIMRISRVSMEDATRQGVSSWIRSLFYDEHRKGNYLIPKKEDISLAKGGSSTTAVIKGKKYKGALVIKPESGVFFNVIVLDFASLYPSIISRWNLSYETVRCPHPECRTNLVPDTDHWVCTRRVGMMAHVVGLLRDVRVRWFKPKSKDPSLSEEERGYYKVVQQALKVFLNASYGVFGAEIFPLYCLPLADSTTAIGRSIITETIERAKELGMKVLYSDTDSIFLHQPSKDQIRALLSWAESKFGIDLEIDKRYTFVTFSGRKKNYLGVLDSGVVDIKGLMGKKRNTPPFIKNAFVEMTQVLREVKSPEDFEVAKSRIREIVQRCYSDLKARRIPLDDLVFKVMISRSLDRYDKTTPQHVKAAKLLEEKGKEVKPGDLISFVKVQGPLGVKPVQLARIDEVDVEKYVGHIESTFGQVLEALNIDFEEIVGVKRLDFFSR
- a CDS encoding 3'-5' exonuclease → MPGLDSFIPDSQPNRRKPPRPSGGLSGIEGGPEPPRRRGGYPPGEEGDEFEREDLAEPEEEAEAEGLPGHEAEELEEVIAQTKFEADTPSETGSCVLLSVSYSGRRMRALAKLYDVERGRVVFWYDNTGHQPYLLTDMGLEELLSSEAASHPGFDPSGCREVEKHDLLQDRLVTMTKVAAKDPTSVGGRGTGIRDLLGERSWEDRIRYHECFVYDRRLVPGYYYRVKGGSLVPEAQEVPTDALKKAFPGATPAFLDSLTEWFPIFSSPVPEYRRVAIDIEVATEAQDRVPDPQVAANPVICVSAVGTDGRKQVLILRREGFEGEAGNAERPKELPEDASIVYFDREIDLIKEVFQILVEYPIVLTFNGDNFDLHYLWKRAQVLGMRKEEIPIVMGREIALLPVGVHIDLYKFFHNHAIQIYAFGNAYKELTLDAISEA
- a CDS encoding CAP domain-containing protein, encoding MGLEDYLSSNPHRDWVLRYLAGSLWYPGDLSLVRKVASAVYEEISSVGSLYRSEVERDGWESVEDRLISYWRRDLSKHKNPDEVVWGELTGLNPRVHRILKGIFPYVAHYGRPSAAANRAEQPEPLGESTPVLVPRKSRRPAAAVVVAVVAVLLAVVVAYALFSEGILRIPAQEPTPDVTPPQFLSLGPPDGTRAMNPVKIVARYSDDRLVNASSVRIFVNGTEVVPTRVTASEVEYSSELPLGRCEVTVILSDLSNNTARATWSFTVSSLLQAVTSSVLEEINSARAALGLPLVSPSPEYAAADYRAQDMLAGGYFNHYDLEGRIPNYHYTSMGGAYYIEENIGYIHFPPIDLDRVLNGSWELVHDMLYDDASSNWGHRDSLLDPTNNRVEVGVAWNRSCLFLVVHMVKEWVNWSSPPSISGGIFSCAGNLTMDGSTLKSVVVYYSDPGGHDDFSYSNSLRILVGENSYSLGRLVAGIIPPPMFYPGLETIRPTEWSVSGQGFSVAFNWSRLGSIAGPGIYTVVLYASNALGTQHPYDPERFSGEIPVLSYTFFFG